Proteins from a single region of Equus asinus isolate D_3611 breed Donkey chromosome 17, EquAss-T2T_v2, whole genome shotgun sequence:
- the B4GALNT4 gene encoding N-acetyl-beta-glucosaminyl-glycoprotein 4-beta-N-acetylgalactosaminyltransferase 1 isoform X3 produces MPWFPVKKIRKQIKLLLLLVLLTCAAWLTYVHLSLVRQGRALRQRLGYGRDGEKLSGVTDDRGVRAMLSTQRVEDSSESREEEQAPEGWDPNMLFPGGAGRPTPLNLTHQAPPWREEYKGQVNLHVFEDWCGGAVGHLRRNLHFPLFPHTRTTVKKLAVSPKWKNYGLRIFGFIHPARDGDVQFSVASDDNSEFWLSPNESPAGAQLVAFVGKTGSEWTAPGEFTKFSSQVSKPRRLMASRRYYFELLHKQDDRGSDHVEVGWRAFLPGLKFEVIGSAHISLYTDESALKMDHVAHIPQSPASHVGGRLRQEEPRADMLRPDPRDTFFLTPRVEPSSLENVLQPCAYAPTYVVKDFPIARYQGLQFVYLSFVYPNDHTRLTHMETDNKCFYRESPLYLERFGFYKYMKMDREEGDEDQEEEVQRRAFLFLNADGECPQCPSPRAPGPSSSPALPADFLDDEDEGEPLDSLEPTEAPPPQSDHRVPAPETPTQALGTPAQARATPAPSTPPSAQDEPARRRSRALSWAGHPLPLLLGRAPRPHTAAQKPPAKVYVTRVRPGLRAPPALAPLSPRGPPWPPFRGIFLRPRPLPRVQLRPPPRPPRSRGRRTGSPQATELRPLVRVQATQGSREGQARVLGLAAPTADLNSSSEARPVTSFLSLSQVSRPQLPGDGEEEEEGDDDGAPGDEAASEDSEEAAGPALGRWREDAINWQRTFSVGTMDFELLRSDWNDLRCNVSGNLQLPEAEAVDVVAQYMERLNARHGGRFALLRIVNVEKRRDSARGSRFLLELELQERGGGRRRLSEYVFLRLPGARAADGDGDAESPEPAPAASARPDGRPELCRPLRLAWRQDVMVHFIVPVKNQARWVTQFLADMAALHAHTGDSNFSVILVDFESEDMDVERALRAARLPRYQYLRRTGNFERSAGLQAGVDAVEDASSIVFLCDLHIYFPPNILDGIRKHCVEGKLAFAPVVMRLGCGSSPGDPHGYWEVNGFGLFGIYKSDFDRVGGMNTEEFRDQWGGEDWELLDRVLQAGLEVERLRLRNFYHHYHSKRGMWGTRSRKGSRMERP; encoded by the exons ATGCCGTGGTTCCCGGTGAAGAAGATCCGCAAGCAGATCaagctgctgctcctgctggtgCTGCTCACCTGCGCCGCGTGGCTCACGTACGTGCACCTGAGCCTGGTGCGCCAGGGCCGCGCGCTGCGCCAGCGGCTGGGCTACGGGCGAG ACGGCGAGAAGCTGAGCGGCGTGACGGACGACCGGGGCGTCCGGGCTATGCTGTCCACGCAGAGGGTGGAGGACTCCAGCGAGAGCCGTGAGGAGGAGCAGGCT CCTGAAGGGTGGGACCCAAACATGCTGTTTCCTGGGGGCGCTGGCAGGCCAACCCCGCTGAACCTCACCCACCAGGCACCCCCGTGGCGGGAGGAG taCAAGGGGCAGGTGAACCTGCACGTGTTTGAGGACTGGTGTGGGGGCGCCGTGGGCCACCTGAGGAGGAACCTGCACTTCCCGCTGTTCCCTCAC ACTCGCACCACCGTGAAGAAGTTGGCCGTGTCCCCCAAGTGGAAGAACTACGGACTCCGGATTTTTGGCTTCATCCACCCGGCAAGAGATG GAGATGTGCAGTTCTCTGTGGCTTCGGATGACAATTCTGAGTTCTGGCTGAGTCCAAACGAGAGCCCAGCGGGTGCCCAGCTGGTGGCCTTTGTGGGCAAG ACTGGCTCGGAGTGGACGGCTCCTGGGGAATTCACCAAGTTCAGCTCCCAGGTGTCCAAGCCCAGGCG GCTCATGGCCTCCCGGAGGTACTACTTCGAGCTGCTGCACAAGCAGGACGACCGAGGCTCGGACCACGTGGAAGTGGGC TGGAGAGCCTTCCTGCCTGGCCTGAAGTTCGAGGTCATAGGCTCTGCTCACATCTCTCTGTACACAG ATGAGTCGGCCCTGAAGATGGACCACGTGGCCCACATCCCCCAGTCTCCAGCCAGCCACGTGGGGGGGCGCCTGCGGCAGGAGGAGCCCAGAGCCGACATGCTGCGGCCTGACCCCAGAGACACCTTCTTCCTCA CTCCTCGGGTGGAGCCTTCCAGTCTGGAGAACGTGCTGCAGCCCTGTGCCTACGCCCCCACCTATGTGGTCAAGGACTTTCCCATCGCCAGATACCAGGGACTGCAGTTT gtGTACCTGTCCTTCGTTTACCCCAATGACCACACGCGCCTCACTCACATGGAGACGGACAACAAGTGTTTCTACCGCGAGTCTCCGCTGTACCTGGAAAG GTTTGGGTTCTATAAATACATGAAGATGGACCGTGAGGAGGGGGATGAAGACCAGGAGGAGGAGGTGCAGCGCCGAGCCTTCCTCTTTCTAAACGCCGACGGTGAGTGTCCCCAGTGCCCCAGCCCGCGTGCACCTGGGCCGAGCAGCTCACCTGCGCTTCCCGCAGACTTCCTGGACGATGAGGACGAGGGGGAGCCGCTCGACAGTCTGGAGCCCACCGAGGCGCCCCCACCACAGAGTGACCACCGAGTCCCCGCCCCGGAGACCCCCACACAGGCACTGGGGACCCCCGCCCAGGCCAGAGCCACCCCGGCCCCGTCAACGCCTCCCAGTGCCCAGGACGAGCCAGCCCGCAGGCGCTCCCGGGCGCTGAGCTGGGCCGGtcaccccctgcccctcctcttgggccgcgccccccgcccccacactgCTGCCCAGAAGCCGCCCGCGAAGGTGTACGTGACGCGGGTGCGGCCGGGACTGCgggctcccccagccctggcgcCGCTCAGCCCACGCGGCCCACCCTGGCCGCCTTTCCGCGGCATCTTCTTGCGCCCCAGACCTCTGCCCAGGGTCCAGCTGCGGCCGCCCCCACGCCCTCCCCGGTCTCGAGGCCGCAGGACCGGCAGCCCTCAGGCCACAGAGCTGAGGCCCCTGGTCCGGGTGCAGGCCACCCAGGGAAGCCGTGAGGGCCAGGCACGCGTGCTGGGACTCGCGGCACCCACGGCGGACTTGAACTCGTCGTCCGAAGCGCGGCCTGTGACCTCCTTCCTGAGCTTGTCTCAAGTGTCCCGGCCACAGCTGCCTGGGGacggcgaggaggaggaggaaggggacgATGATGGGGCCCCTGGCGACGAGGCTGCATCAGAGGACAGCGAGGAGGCAGCCGGCCCGGCACTGGGCCGCTGGCGCGAGGACGCCATCAACTGGCAGCGCACGTTCAGCGTGGGCACGATGGACTTCGAGCTGCTGCGCTCCGACTGGAATGACCTGCGCTGCAACGTGTCTGGGAACCTACAGCTGCCGGAGGCCGAGGCCGTGGACGTGGTGGCTCAGTACATGGAGCGGCTCAACGCTCGCCACGGCGG GCGCTTCGCCCTCCTGCGCATCGTGAACGTGGAGAAGCGCCGCGACTCCGCGCGCGGGAGCCGCTTCCTCCTGGAGCTGGAGTTGCAGGAGCGCGGGGGCGGCCGCCGGCGCCTGTCCGAGTACGTCTTCCTGCGGCTGCCGGGAGCGCGCGCCGCGGACGGGGACGGGGACGCAGAGAGTCCCGAGCCCGCtcccgccgcctccgcgcgcccCGACGGCCGCCCGGAGCTCTGCCGGCCGCTGCGCCTGGCCTGGCGTCAGGACGTGATGGTACACTTCATTGTGCCAG TGAAGAACCAGGCGCGCTGGGTGACACAGTTCCTGGCGGACATGGCCGCACTGCACGCCCACACGGGGGACTCGAACTTCAGCGTCATCCTGGTGGACTTTGAGAGCGAGGACATGGACGTGGAGCGGGCCCTGCGCGCGGCGCGGCTGCCCCG gtACCAATACCTGAGGCGAACTGGAAACTTTGAGCGCTCCGCGGGCCTGCAGGCTGGAGTGGATGCAGTGGAG GATGCCAGCAGCATCGTTTTCCTGTGCGACCTGCACATCTACTTCCCCCCCAACATCCTGGATGGCATCCGCAAGCACTGTGTGGAGGGCAAGCTGGCCTTCGCGCCTGTGGTCATGCGCCTGGGCTGTGGGAGCTCACCGGGGGACCCGCACG GGTACTGGGAGGTGAATGGCTTTGGCCTCTTTGGGATCTACAAGTCAGACTTTGACCGCGTTGGAGGCATGAACACTGAGGAGTTCCGCGACCAGTGGGGAGGCGAGGACTGGGAGCTCCTGGACAG GGTCCTGCAGGCAGGGCTGGAGGTGGAGCGCCTCCGACTGCGGAACTTCTACCACCACTACCACTCCAAGCGGGGCATGTGGGGCACACGCAGCCGGAAGGGCTCCCGCATGGAGCGACCGTGA
- the B4GALNT4 gene encoding N-acetyl-beta-glucosaminyl-glycoprotein 4-beta-N-acetylgalactosaminyltransferase 1 isoform X2 gives MLSTQRVEDSSESREEEQAPEGWDPNMLFPGGAGRPTPLNLTHQAPPWREEYKGQVNLHVFEDWCGGAVGHLRRNLHFPLFPHTRTTVKKLAVSPKWKNYGLRIFGFIHPARDGDVQFSVASDDNSEFWLSPNESPAGAQLVAFVGKTGSEWTAPGEFTKFSSQVSKPRRLMASRRYYFELLHKQDDRGSDHVEVGWRAFLPGLKFEVIGSAHISLYTDESALKMDHVAHIPQSPASHVGGRLRQEEPRADMLRPDPRDTFFLTPRVEPSSLENVLQPCAYAPTYVVKDFPIARYQGLQFVYLSFVYPNDHTRLTHMETDNKCFYRESPLYLERFGFYKYMKMDREEGDEDQEEEVQRRAFLFLNADGECPQCPSPRAPGPSSSPALPADFLDDEDEGEPLDSLEPTEAPPPQSDHRVPAPETPTQALGTPAQARATPAPSTPPSAQDEPARRRSRALSWAGHPLPLLLGRAPRPHTAAQKPPAKVYVTRVRPGLRAPPALAPLSPRGPPWPPFRGIFLRPRPLPRVQLRPPPRPPRSRGRRTGSPQATELRPLVRVQATQGSREGQARVLGLAAPTADLNSSSEARPVTSFLSLSQVSRPQLPGDGEEEEEGDDDGAPGDEAASEDSEEAAGPALGRWREDAINWQRTFSVGTMDFELLRSDWNDLRCNVSGNLQLPEAEAVDVVAQYMERLNARHGGRFALLRIVNVEKRRDSARGSRFLLELELQERGGGRRRLSEYVFLRLPGARAADGDGDAESPEPAPAASARPDGRPELCRPLRLAWRQDVMVHFIVPVKNQARWVTQFLADMAALHAHTGDSNFSVILVDFESEDMDVERALRAARLPRYQYLRRTGNFERSAGLQAGVDAVEDASSIVFLCDLHIYFPPNILDGIRKHCVEGKLAFAPVVMRLGCGSSPGDPHGYWEVNGFGLFGIYKSDFDRVGGMNTEEFRDQWGGEDWELLDRVLQAGLEVERLRLRNFYHHYHSKRGMWGTRSRKGSRMERP, from the exons ATGCTGTCCACGCAGAGGGTGGAGGACTCCAGCGAGAGCCGTGAGGAGGAGCAGGCT CCTGAAGGGTGGGACCCAAACATGCTGTTTCCTGGGGGCGCTGGCAGGCCAACCCCGCTGAACCTCACCCACCAGGCACCCCCGTGGCGGGAGGAG taCAAGGGGCAGGTGAACCTGCACGTGTTTGAGGACTGGTGTGGGGGCGCCGTGGGCCACCTGAGGAGGAACCTGCACTTCCCGCTGTTCCCTCAC ACTCGCACCACCGTGAAGAAGTTGGCCGTGTCCCCCAAGTGGAAGAACTACGGACTCCGGATTTTTGGCTTCATCCACCCGGCAAGAGATG GAGATGTGCAGTTCTCTGTGGCTTCGGATGACAATTCTGAGTTCTGGCTGAGTCCAAACGAGAGCCCAGCGGGTGCCCAGCTGGTGGCCTTTGTGGGCAAG ACTGGCTCGGAGTGGACGGCTCCTGGGGAATTCACCAAGTTCAGCTCCCAGGTGTCCAAGCCCAGGCG GCTCATGGCCTCCCGGAGGTACTACTTCGAGCTGCTGCACAAGCAGGACGACCGAGGCTCGGACCACGTGGAAGTGGGC TGGAGAGCCTTCCTGCCTGGCCTGAAGTTCGAGGTCATAGGCTCTGCTCACATCTCTCTGTACACAG ATGAGTCGGCCCTGAAGATGGACCACGTGGCCCACATCCCCCAGTCTCCAGCCAGCCACGTGGGGGGGCGCCTGCGGCAGGAGGAGCCCAGAGCCGACATGCTGCGGCCTGACCCCAGAGACACCTTCTTCCTCA CTCCTCGGGTGGAGCCTTCCAGTCTGGAGAACGTGCTGCAGCCCTGTGCCTACGCCCCCACCTATGTGGTCAAGGACTTTCCCATCGCCAGATACCAGGGACTGCAGTTT gtGTACCTGTCCTTCGTTTACCCCAATGACCACACGCGCCTCACTCACATGGAGACGGACAACAAGTGTTTCTACCGCGAGTCTCCGCTGTACCTGGAAAG GTTTGGGTTCTATAAATACATGAAGATGGACCGTGAGGAGGGGGATGAAGACCAGGAGGAGGAGGTGCAGCGCCGAGCCTTCCTCTTTCTAAACGCCGACGGTGAGTGTCCCCAGTGCCCCAGCCCGCGTGCACCTGGGCCGAGCAGCTCACCTGCGCTTCCCGCAGACTTCCTGGACGATGAGGACGAGGGGGAGCCGCTCGACAGTCTGGAGCCCACCGAGGCGCCCCCACCACAGAGTGACCACCGAGTCCCCGCCCCGGAGACCCCCACACAGGCACTGGGGACCCCCGCCCAGGCCAGAGCCACCCCGGCCCCGTCAACGCCTCCCAGTGCCCAGGACGAGCCAGCCCGCAGGCGCTCCCGGGCGCTGAGCTGGGCCGGtcaccccctgcccctcctcttgggccgcgccccccgcccccacactgCTGCCCAGAAGCCGCCCGCGAAGGTGTACGTGACGCGGGTGCGGCCGGGACTGCgggctcccccagccctggcgcCGCTCAGCCCACGCGGCCCACCCTGGCCGCCTTTCCGCGGCATCTTCTTGCGCCCCAGACCTCTGCCCAGGGTCCAGCTGCGGCCGCCCCCACGCCCTCCCCGGTCTCGAGGCCGCAGGACCGGCAGCCCTCAGGCCACAGAGCTGAGGCCCCTGGTCCGGGTGCAGGCCACCCAGGGAAGCCGTGAGGGCCAGGCACGCGTGCTGGGACTCGCGGCACCCACGGCGGACTTGAACTCGTCGTCCGAAGCGCGGCCTGTGACCTCCTTCCTGAGCTTGTCTCAAGTGTCCCGGCCACAGCTGCCTGGGGacggcgaggaggaggaggaaggggacgATGATGGGGCCCCTGGCGACGAGGCTGCATCAGAGGACAGCGAGGAGGCAGCCGGCCCGGCACTGGGCCGCTGGCGCGAGGACGCCATCAACTGGCAGCGCACGTTCAGCGTGGGCACGATGGACTTCGAGCTGCTGCGCTCCGACTGGAATGACCTGCGCTGCAACGTGTCTGGGAACCTACAGCTGCCGGAGGCCGAGGCCGTGGACGTGGTGGCTCAGTACATGGAGCGGCTCAACGCTCGCCACGGCGG GCGCTTCGCCCTCCTGCGCATCGTGAACGTGGAGAAGCGCCGCGACTCCGCGCGCGGGAGCCGCTTCCTCCTGGAGCTGGAGTTGCAGGAGCGCGGGGGCGGCCGCCGGCGCCTGTCCGAGTACGTCTTCCTGCGGCTGCCGGGAGCGCGCGCCGCGGACGGGGACGGGGACGCAGAGAGTCCCGAGCCCGCtcccgccgcctccgcgcgcccCGACGGCCGCCCGGAGCTCTGCCGGCCGCTGCGCCTGGCCTGGCGTCAGGACGTGATGGTACACTTCATTGTGCCAG TGAAGAACCAGGCGCGCTGGGTGACACAGTTCCTGGCGGACATGGCCGCACTGCACGCCCACACGGGGGACTCGAACTTCAGCGTCATCCTGGTGGACTTTGAGAGCGAGGACATGGACGTGGAGCGGGCCCTGCGCGCGGCGCGGCTGCCCCG gtACCAATACCTGAGGCGAACTGGAAACTTTGAGCGCTCCGCGGGCCTGCAGGCTGGAGTGGATGCAGTGGAG GATGCCAGCAGCATCGTTTTCCTGTGCGACCTGCACATCTACTTCCCCCCCAACATCCTGGATGGCATCCGCAAGCACTGTGTGGAGGGCAAGCTGGCCTTCGCGCCTGTGGTCATGCGCCTGGGCTGTGGGAGCTCACCGGGGGACCCGCACG GGTACTGGGAGGTGAATGGCTTTGGCCTCTTTGGGATCTACAAGTCAGACTTTGACCGCGTTGGAGGCATGAACACTGAGGAGTTCCGCGACCAGTGGGGAGGCGAGGACTGGGAGCTCCTGGACAG GGTCCTGCAGGCAGGGCTGGAGGTGGAGCGCCTCCGACTGCGGAACTTCTACCACCACTACCACTCCAAGCGGGGCATGTGGGGCACACGCAGCCGGAAGGGCTCCCGCATGGAGCGACCGTGA
- the B4GALNT4 gene encoding N-acetyl-beta-glucosaminyl-glycoprotein 4-beta-N-acetylgalactosaminyltransferase 1 isoform X1, giving the protein MPWFPVKKIRKQIKLLLLLVLLTCAAWLTYVHLSLVRQGRALRQRLGYGRDGEKLSGVTDDRGVRAMLSTQRVEDSSESREEEQAPEGWDPNMLFPGGAGRPTPLNLTHQAPPWREEYKGQVNLHVFEDWCGGAVGHLRRNLHFPLFPHTRTTVKKLAVSPKWKNYGLRIFGFIHPARDGDVQFSVASDDNSEFWLSPNESPAGAQLVAFVGKTGSEWTAPGEFTKFSSQVSKPRRLMASRRYYFELLHKQDDRGSDHVEVGWRAFLPGLKFEVIGSAHISLYTDESALKMDHVAHIPQSPASHVGGRLRQEEPRADMLRPDPRDTFFLTPRVEPSSLENVLQPCAYAPTYVVKDFPIARYQGLQFVYLSFVYPNDHTRLTHMETDNKCFYRESPLYLERFGFYKYMKMDREEGDEDQEEEVQRRAFLFLNADDFLDDEDEGEPLDSLEPTEAPPPQSDHRVPAPETPTQALGTPAQARATPAPSTPPSAQDEPARRRSRALSWAGHPLPLLLGRAPRPHTAAQKPPAKVYVTRVRPGLRAPPALAPLSPRGPPWPPFRGIFLRPRPLPRVQLRPPPRPPRSRGRRTGSPQATELRPLVRVQATQGSREGQARVLGLAAPTADLNSSSEARPVTSFLSLSQVSRPQLPGDGEEEEEGDDDGAPGDEAASEDSEEAAGPALGRWREDAINWQRTFSVGTMDFELLRSDWNDLRCNVSGNLQLPEAEAVDVVAQYMERLNARHGGRFALLRIVNVEKRRDSARGSRFLLELELQERGGGRRRLSEYVFLRLPGARAADGDGDAESPEPAPAASARPDGRPELCRPLRLAWRQDVMVHFIVPVKNQARWVTQFLADMAALHAHTGDSNFSVILVDFESEDMDVERALRAARLPRYQYLRRTGNFERSAGLQAGVDAVEDASSIVFLCDLHIYFPPNILDGIRKHCVEGKLAFAPVVMRLGCGSSPGDPHGYWEVNGFGLFGIYKSDFDRVGGMNTEEFRDQWGGEDWELLDRVLQAGLEVERLRLRNFYHHYHSKRGMWGTRSRKGSRMERP; this is encoded by the exons ATGCCGTGGTTCCCGGTGAAGAAGATCCGCAAGCAGATCaagctgctgctcctgctggtgCTGCTCACCTGCGCCGCGTGGCTCACGTACGTGCACCTGAGCCTGGTGCGCCAGGGCCGCGCGCTGCGCCAGCGGCTGGGCTACGGGCGAG ACGGCGAGAAGCTGAGCGGCGTGACGGACGACCGGGGCGTCCGGGCTATGCTGTCCACGCAGAGGGTGGAGGACTCCAGCGAGAGCCGTGAGGAGGAGCAGGCT CCTGAAGGGTGGGACCCAAACATGCTGTTTCCTGGGGGCGCTGGCAGGCCAACCCCGCTGAACCTCACCCACCAGGCACCCCCGTGGCGGGAGGAG taCAAGGGGCAGGTGAACCTGCACGTGTTTGAGGACTGGTGTGGGGGCGCCGTGGGCCACCTGAGGAGGAACCTGCACTTCCCGCTGTTCCCTCAC ACTCGCACCACCGTGAAGAAGTTGGCCGTGTCCCCCAAGTGGAAGAACTACGGACTCCGGATTTTTGGCTTCATCCACCCGGCAAGAGATG GAGATGTGCAGTTCTCTGTGGCTTCGGATGACAATTCTGAGTTCTGGCTGAGTCCAAACGAGAGCCCAGCGGGTGCCCAGCTGGTGGCCTTTGTGGGCAAG ACTGGCTCGGAGTGGACGGCTCCTGGGGAATTCACCAAGTTCAGCTCCCAGGTGTCCAAGCCCAGGCG GCTCATGGCCTCCCGGAGGTACTACTTCGAGCTGCTGCACAAGCAGGACGACCGAGGCTCGGACCACGTGGAAGTGGGC TGGAGAGCCTTCCTGCCTGGCCTGAAGTTCGAGGTCATAGGCTCTGCTCACATCTCTCTGTACACAG ATGAGTCGGCCCTGAAGATGGACCACGTGGCCCACATCCCCCAGTCTCCAGCCAGCCACGTGGGGGGGCGCCTGCGGCAGGAGGAGCCCAGAGCCGACATGCTGCGGCCTGACCCCAGAGACACCTTCTTCCTCA CTCCTCGGGTGGAGCCTTCCAGTCTGGAGAACGTGCTGCAGCCCTGTGCCTACGCCCCCACCTATGTGGTCAAGGACTTTCCCATCGCCAGATACCAGGGACTGCAGTTT gtGTACCTGTCCTTCGTTTACCCCAATGACCACACGCGCCTCACTCACATGGAGACGGACAACAAGTGTTTCTACCGCGAGTCTCCGCTGTACCTGGAAAG GTTTGGGTTCTATAAATACATGAAGATGGACCGTGAGGAGGGGGATGAAGACCAGGAGGAGGAGGTGCAGCGCCGAGCCTTCCTCTTTCTAAACGCCGACG ACTTCCTGGACGATGAGGACGAGGGGGAGCCGCTCGACAGTCTGGAGCCCACCGAGGCGCCCCCACCACAGAGTGACCACCGAGTCCCCGCCCCGGAGACCCCCACACAGGCACTGGGGACCCCCGCCCAGGCCAGAGCCACCCCGGCCCCGTCAACGCCTCCCAGTGCCCAGGACGAGCCAGCCCGCAGGCGCTCCCGGGCGCTGAGCTGGGCCGGtcaccccctgcccctcctcttgggccgcgccccccgcccccacactgCTGCCCAGAAGCCGCCCGCGAAGGTGTACGTGACGCGGGTGCGGCCGGGACTGCgggctcccccagccctggcgcCGCTCAGCCCACGCGGCCCACCCTGGCCGCCTTTCCGCGGCATCTTCTTGCGCCCCAGACCTCTGCCCAGGGTCCAGCTGCGGCCGCCCCCACGCCCTCCCCGGTCTCGAGGCCGCAGGACCGGCAGCCCTCAGGCCACAGAGCTGAGGCCCCTGGTCCGGGTGCAGGCCACCCAGGGAAGCCGTGAGGGCCAGGCACGCGTGCTGGGACTCGCGGCACCCACGGCGGACTTGAACTCGTCGTCCGAAGCGCGGCCTGTGACCTCCTTCCTGAGCTTGTCTCAAGTGTCCCGGCCACAGCTGCCTGGGGacggcgaggaggaggaggaaggggacgATGATGGGGCCCCTGGCGACGAGGCTGCATCAGAGGACAGCGAGGAGGCAGCCGGCCCGGCACTGGGCCGCTGGCGCGAGGACGCCATCAACTGGCAGCGCACGTTCAGCGTGGGCACGATGGACTTCGAGCTGCTGCGCTCCGACTGGAATGACCTGCGCTGCAACGTGTCTGGGAACCTACAGCTGCCGGAGGCCGAGGCCGTGGACGTGGTGGCTCAGTACATGGAGCGGCTCAACGCTCGCCACGGCGG GCGCTTCGCCCTCCTGCGCATCGTGAACGTGGAGAAGCGCCGCGACTCCGCGCGCGGGAGCCGCTTCCTCCTGGAGCTGGAGTTGCAGGAGCGCGGGGGCGGCCGCCGGCGCCTGTCCGAGTACGTCTTCCTGCGGCTGCCGGGAGCGCGCGCCGCGGACGGGGACGGGGACGCAGAGAGTCCCGAGCCCGCtcccgccgcctccgcgcgcccCGACGGCCGCCCGGAGCTCTGCCGGCCGCTGCGCCTGGCCTGGCGTCAGGACGTGATGGTACACTTCATTGTGCCAG TGAAGAACCAGGCGCGCTGGGTGACACAGTTCCTGGCGGACATGGCCGCACTGCACGCCCACACGGGGGACTCGAACTTCAGCGTCATCCTGGTGGACTTTGAGAGCGAGGACATGGACGTGGAGCGGGCCCTGCGCGCGGCGCGGCTGCCCCG gtACCAATACCTGAGGCGAACTGGAAACTTTGAGCGCTCCGCGGGCCTGCAGGCTGGAGTGGATGCAGTGGAG GATGCCAGCAGCATCGTTTTCCTGTGCGACCTGCACATCTACTTCCCCCCCAACATCCTGGATGGCATCCGCAAGCACTGTGTGGAGGGCAAGCTGGCCTTCGCGCCTGTGGTCATGCGCCTGGGCTGTGGGAGCTCACCGGGGGACCCGCACG GGTACTGGGAGGTGAATGGCTTTGGCCTCTTTGGGATCTACAAGTCAGACTTTGACCGCGTTGGAGGCATGAACACTGAGGAGTTCCGCGACCAGTGGGGAGGCGAGGACTGGGAGCTCCTGGACAG GGTCCTGCAGGCAGGGCTGGAGGTGGAGCGCCTCCGACTGCGGAACTTCTACCACCACTACCACTCCAAGCGGGGCATGTGGGGCACACGCAGCCGGAAGGGCTCCCGCATGGAGCGACCGTGA